The Lentzea guizhouensis genome contains a region encoding:
- a CDS encoding C40 family peptidase yields the protein MRVLAMAAAVLVAVSTTLVSALPAQAVQISRQDLIARAKTWLTANNGGPVPYSQELFWGTEKYRQDCSGYVSMAARIGAPGERTVELHDYFSTKLNSMNDLRWGDIVVDPVGTRTTRHVVIFDKWADPYKTAYWAYEQRNTYGTSHRVLKYGLTPGDGYVPRKLNNVIG from the coding sequence ATGAGAGTCCTCGCGATGGCCGCGGCAGTCCTCGTCGCGGTGAGCACGACCCTGGTCTCGGCACTGCCGGCGCAGGCGGTGCAGATCTCCCGCCAGGACCTGATCGCCCGCGCGAAGACATGGCTGACGGCGAACAACGGCGGCCCCGTCCCCTACAGCCAGGAACTGTTCTGGGGCACCGAGAAGTACCGGCAGGACTGCTCCGGCTACGTGTCGATGGCCGCGAGGATCGGCGCACCCGGCGAACGCACCGTCGAGCTGCACGACTACTTCTCGACCAAGCTCAACTCGATGAACGACCTGCGGTGGGGCGACATCGTCGTCGACCCGGTCGGCACCCGCACCACCCGCCACGTCGTCATCTTCGACAAGTGGGCCGACCCCTACAAGACCGCCTACTGGGCCTACGAGCAGCGCAACACCTACGGCACCAGCCACCGCGTGCTCAAGTACGGCCTGACGCCCGGCGACGGCTACGTCCCGCGCAAGCTCAACAACGTCATCGGCTGA